The window CGCTCACGAAGGGGGAGATGACCGTCCGCGCCGCCTTCGTGCGCGCGGGGCGCGTCGATTTCACGGGGGTGGGGTACGACCCCACGGGCGACGTCTGGCATCTCGGAGGGCCGGTGGACGACCCGCGGGCCCTCGAGGAGCTCCGGCTGCTCCTCCACGCGGGCCTGCTGGCGAACAACGCCGACCTCGTGCGGGACGGCGGCCGATGGAAGGTCCGGGGCGACCCGACCGAGGGGGCCCTCGTCGTCGCCGCGGCGAAGTTCGGGCTCGGCGAGGCGGAGATCGAATCGGCCTTCCCGCGTCTGGGTGAGGTCCCGTTCTCCTCCGAGCGCAGGATGATGACGACCGTCCACGTCGCCGCCGACGGAAGCGGCCGGTTCGGGATCGCCTCGAAGGGAGCCCCCGACGTCCTGCTGTCCCGGTGCACCCACGAGCGGGCCGGCGATCGGAACGTTCCGCTCACCCCCGACCGGCGCGCGGCGATCCTCGCGTCCGTCGAGGTGCTGGGCGGGGAGGCGTTGCGGACCCTGGGCGTCGCATACCGCGAGCTCGAGCCGTCCGAGTCGGAGGGGGGATGGGACGCGTCGATCGAGCGGGGCTTCGTCTTCCTCGGCGTCGTCGGGATCCTCGACCCCCCAAGGCTCGAGGCCCAGGACGCCGTGATCCGGGCCCAGGCGGCGGGGGTCCGGGTGGTGATGATCACCGGCGACCATCCCGCAACCGCGCGCGCGATCGCCGAGGAGCTGGGGATCGCGCCCGACGACGTGCACGCACGCATCGATCCCGGGCGCAAGCTCGAGCTCGTGCGCGCGCTCCAGTCGGACGGGAGCGTCGTCGCCATGACCGGCGACGGCGTCAACGACGCCCCCGCCCTGAAGGCCGCCGACATCGGGATCGCGATGGGGATCGCCGGCACCGACGTCGCGCGCGAGGCGTCGGACATGGTCCTCGCGGACGACGACTTCGCGTCGATTGTCGCGGGGATCGAGGAGGGCCGCGGGATCTTCGAGTCGCTGCGGGCGGCGCTGCGTTACCTGCTCTCGTCGAACGCCGGCGAGGTCCTCGCGATGGTGCTCGGCGTGGCGTGCGCGGGGACGCTCGGCCTCGTCCCCGAGGCCGGGACCGGAGTCGTGTTGCCCCTGCTCGCCGTGCAGATCCTGTGGATCAACCTGCTGACCGACGCGGCTCCCGCCCTCGCGCTCGGGATGGGCCCGGCGGATCCCTCGCTCATGGACCGCCCTCCTCGCCCCCAAAGCGCCGCGGTCCTCGACCGCGCCATGTTCACGCGTGTCGCCGTGGTGGGGATCTCGATGGCCGCGGCGACCCTCGCCGTGATGGACGCGGCGCTCCCCGGAGGGCTGCTGGAGGGGACCGGCTCGATGCC is drawn from Candidatus Polarisedimenticolaceae bacterium and contains these coding sequences:
- a CDS encoding HAD-IC family P-type ATPase yields the protein MERGLDGAEASARLARYGRNVLPAEPPEPGWRRLARQFVEPLVLLLLAATAVAFAAWGVEGARGVPFEPVAILAIVVANGVLGFVQESRAERAMASLRELTAPGARVMRDGVPTEIDAEEVVPGDLLLLEEGDRIAADARVVAAAALRVVESILTGESAAVDKDPRPLPAGTAVADRSDTVFCGTIVATGRGRAVVTATGGATELGRIARALQDLPDPPTPLQRELARTGRRIGFAVISICAAILALLLASGGVRDLQGVVQVLLLAVSLAVAAVPEGLAAVTTVTLAVGMQRLARRRVLVRRLSAVETLGATSIVCTDKIGTLTKGEMTVRAAFVRAGRVDFTGVGYDPTGDVWHLGGPVDDPRALEELRLLLHAGLLANNADLVRDGGRWKVRGDPTEGALVVAAAKFGLGEAEIESAFPRLGEVPFSSERRMMTTVHVAADGSGRFGIASKGAPDVLLSRCTHERAGDRNVPLTPDRRAAILASVEVLGGEALRTLGVAYRELEPSESEGGWDASIERGFVFLGVVGILDPPRLEAQDAVIRAQAAGVRVVMITGDHPATARAIAEELGIAPDDVHARIDPGRKLELVRALQSDGSVVAMTGDGVNDAPALKAADIGIAMGIAGTDVAREASDMVLADDDFASIVAGIEEGRGIFESLRAALRYLLSSNAGEVLAMVLGVACAGTLGLVPEAGTGVVLPLLAVQILWINLLTDAAPALALGMGPADPSLMDRPPRPQSAAVLDRAMFTRVAVVGISMAAATLAVMDAALPGGLLEGTGSMPYARTMGFTTLVLAQLVNAFASRSEDRSAFRAPFANRALWAACALSAMLQVAVVYSSAFARAFGTVPLGLSDWLVCACASLPVLAVSEGVVLVRRLYNPRS